CTGCCTTATCACACTGATGTTCGTTGGTTAAGCCGGGGAATTGTGCTGAAGCGCTTTTTATGAATTAAGAAGTGAAATACAAAGTTTCATgcataacaaaggaagaaatgtcCAGGAACTGAAAGACTATGATTGGCTTCAAGATTTAGCCTTCATGGCAGATATGACAGAACACTTGAATTTGCTCAATACAAGACTGCAAGGTCGCAATAAATTGGTGACAGACATGCATGAGTCCATTCGTGCTTTTGAGGTGAAGCTCAAACTTTTTGAACGTCAACTAGCAGCGAATAATGCTGCACACTTTCCTACACTGAAATCATTGCAAAGCACACCTGAGTTTCGTGGAATTATCAGCAGATAAAAGTACTGCAACATGATTTCCAAGTTACTGAACGAATTTGGAGAAAGATTTGCAGACTTAAAGAACCTTGAGAGTGATTTCTCGATCTTTCGAAATCCTTTCTCAAGTGTTGATATTGGTACATTCTATCAATATGTTGGGCCAAGATATCCTCGAATCAAATGTTTGGCCTCAAAGATTATGTCAATGTTCGGCAGTACCTATGTCTGTGAGCAACTCTTCTCACTGATGAACTTGAACAAGTCTGGACTCAGGTCTCGGCTCACTAATGAACACCTCAACTCAACACTGAAAGTAGCCATTACTCAATCTCTGGCGCCAAACATAGACGAACTTGTACAGACCAAGAGGTGCCAAGTTTCTGGGAGCAGCACGACCAGGAATTAAGGTAAATgatgcttccttttctttactggtTTATCTTTTGGTTACGTGTGTGCAAACGCGAGTGAAGGTAGaatatactattatttttattattattattattattattattattattattattattattattattattattattattattattattattattactattattattattattattattattattattattattattattattattattatgtaattacctatatattattattattattattattattattattattattattattattattattattattattattattattattattattattatattattattattattattattattattattattattattattattattattatcaataatattattatGGTCATACGTGATTATCTGGCCCGCACATTGAATGTGAAGGTAAAATCTGGCCCCTTGGGGTAAATGAGTTTGACACTCCTGCTCCAGTGTGGCCAGCCAAAAggaatcaagaagaagaagaagaagaagaagaaaaagaagaaggaaaagaagaagaagaagaagaagaaaaataagaagaaaaagatgaggaacatgaagaagaacaagaagaagaacaagaagaacaagaacaagaagaaaaaagtctctacatcttcctcctccgccgcgccgcctccttctcttctttctcctcctcctcttcctcctcctcctcctcctcctcctcttcctcctcctcttcctcctcctcctccattgccacCAGTTCATAACCAAGATTCAGTACCGTTCAGTGTCTAATCTTTCCATCCCCTACCCTCTCCGCTCACTggctctcctctttcctcacaccacctccacctgtgATTGGCTCGCCGTGTCAACTTGTACCGCTGCCTTGTTATCATTTCACGGAGTTCGAGGAGGATATAATATTTTGGGATGTTATTTTTCTAGGATGTTTATATTTAAGACTGGTGTTGATTCCATATGTGGGGTGGTTTCGACTTGAATATGTGAGTGATTTAGACTGAATTCTGATGCTTGGATTTTTTGATGAGAAACTTTTGGGAACCTCCTCTGCTCGCTTCATTCCAACTTTCCGATCTCGCTGTTATTTAAACTT
Above is a window of Portunus trituberculatus isolate SZX2019 chromosome 43, ASM1759143v1, whole genome shotgun sequence DNA encoding:
- the LOC123518404 gene encoding general transcription factor II-I repeat domain-containing protein 2B-like, producing the protein MISKLLNEFGERFADLKNLESDFSIFRNPFSSVDIGTFYQYVGPRYPRIKCLASKIMSMFGSTYVCEQLFSLMNLNKSGLRSRLTNEHLNSTLKVAITQSLAPNIDELVQTKRCQVSGSSTTRN